One bacterium genomic window, GGCCGTTCGGGCTGAAAGGCCTCCCGGATGTCCGGGTCGGCCTCGTGGACGGCCACCGTCCCCCCCGCGCCGGCGGCGAGAAAGAGGAGGTGCCAGCCGTTCCAGAAGGAGTATTTCAGGTCGTTGCCGATGTGGCGGGGCAGGTCGTGAAAGAACCATTCTTCGGACCGGTCCGATCTCTTTTCCCATTTTTCCTTCTCGGTGGCCTGGTCTTCCGCGAAACCGGGCAAGGAAGGCAGGGAGAGGCTTAAGCAAAGCAGGGCGGCGAGGAGACGCTTCAAAGGACCGACCTCAGGCGTTTGAGCGTCCTGTCCTTGCCCAGGACCGTCATGAGCTCGAAGATGCCGGGCGAGACCGTGCTGCCGGTGAGCGAAACGCGCAAGGGTTGGGCGACGTCGCCCAGCTTCAAACCCTTGGCCTGGATGAAACCTTCCAACGCCGCCTTGATCCCGGCCTCATCGAACGCCTTCAAGGGATCCAGAAGGGCGACAATCTCCTGAAGCAGGGCCATCTTTTCCGCCGTCAGGAACTTGGCCTTCAGCGCGTCGTCGACGTCGATCTCGTCGGCCAGGAAAGGTTTCACGGCCTGGGCGAGCTCGATCAAGGTCCTCGAACGCTCCTTGGAGACGCGGATCGCGCCGTAGAGCTCATCGTCCGCGACCACCGTGACGCCTTCCTTTTCCACGAAGGGGGTGACGAGGACTCCCAGCGTCTTTTCGTCCGTGGCCTTGAGATAGTGGGCGTTCAGCCAGAGGAGTTTTTCCTGGTTGAAGACGCCTCCGGACTTTCCGACGTTCTCGAACGAGAATTTCTTGATCAGTTCCTCGCGGCTGAAGATCTCCTGGTCGCCGTGGGACCAGCCGATCCGGGCCAGAAAATTGATCAGCGCGTCCGGCAGGAATCCCATTTCCCGGTAGGCCAGAACGGAAGTCGCCCCGTGGCGTTTGGAGAGGCGGCTCTTGTCCGGTCCCAAGATCATCGGCAGGTGGGCGAACCGGGGCGGAGCGAATCCCATGGCTTCGTAGAGCTGGATCTGCCGGGGCGTGTTGTTGACGTGGTCGTCGCCGCGGATGACGTGGCTGATGCGCATGAGGGCGTCGTCGATCACCACGCAGAAATTATACGTCGGAACTCCGTCCGTCCGCTGGATCACGAGATCGTCCAGCTCGGCGTTTTCGAAGACGATCTCGCCCTTGATGAGGTCGCGGACGACCGTCGTCCCCTGGTCGGCGCTCACGAAGCGAACGCAAGATGGCTTGGACTGAGATTGATCCGCCGTCCGGCAGCGCCCGTCGT contains:
- the gltX gene encoding glutamate--tRNA ligase; translated protein: MPEKTAPRLRFAPSPTGHLHIGGARTALFNWLLARQLKGQFILRIEDTDRERSTEEYVHSILEGMEWLRLDWDEGPFHQVDRFDIYKSFVDRLLSEGKAYKCYCTPAELDERKKALLAAGQKPKYDGRCRTADQSQSKPSCVRFVSADQGTTVVRDLIKGEIVFENAELDDLVIQRTDGVPTYNFCVVIDDALMRISHVIRGDDHVNNTPRQIQLYEAMGFAPPRFAHLPMILGPDKSRLSKRHGATSVLAYREMGFLPDALINFLARIGWSHGDQEIFSREELIKKFSFENVGKSGGVFNQEKLLWLNAHYLKATDEKTLGVLVTPFVEKEGVTVVADDELYGAIRVSKERSRTLIELAQAVKPFLADEIDVDDALKAKFLTAEKMALLQEIVALLDPLKAFDEAGIKAALEGFIQAKGLKLGDVAQPLRVSLTGSTVSPGIFELMTVLGKDRTLKRLRSVL